The following coding sequences lie in one Alloacidobacterium dinghuense genomic window:
- a CDS encoding DUF6402 family protein: MSLPYVAGVQSKEYYQLPKPQKIEVDQETNRRFREKTGVTRRLDPTNGKDLELRRTWLRIRDEVITDRDAQELRHELDLDGLTAIPEEMRFEGWNEGAQLMETWFERPPTVTPNYTAPVTDLIKMSWVLRFGRAKSVYDAIFKDRVWTNDPSRKRIREILKGKALPSPGQSLPFGNLSAPVTVVDEQWVNARPVQNGFSIDALTAALGRFVFNIAISGTISRIGPNLPGVPALPAVMISIDEVGVYVKDSFDFEGDQFLGWWGYRDTDYYNSDFREWRLLNHAGGDFRVYSDVKRTKLAISDILTIPIP; encoded by the coding sequence ATGAGCCTTCCTTACGTCGCCGGTGTGCAGTCGAAAGAGTACTACCAGCTTCCAAAACCGCAGAAAATTGAAGTTGATCAGGAAACGAATCGCCGTTTTCGCGAAAAGACGGGCGTTACACGGCGCCTGGACCCCACGAATGGGAAAGATCTCGAATTGCGCCGCACCTGGCTGCGCATTCGCGACGAGGTCATTACTGATCGCGACGCGCAAGAGCTGCGCCATGAGCTTGATTTGGACGGTTTGACCGCGATCCCTGAGGAAATGCGATTCGAGGGCTGGAACGAGGGCGCTCAGCTGATGGAAACATGGTTTGAGAGGCCGCCGACGGTGACTCCCAACTACACGGCTCCGGTCACGGATCTGATCAAGATGAGTTGGGTGCTGCGATTTGGGAGAGCCAAGTCTGTATACGACGCGATTTTTAAGGATCGAGTGTGGACCAATGACCCTTCTAGAAAGCGCATCAGAGAAATTTTGAAGGGGAAAGCGCTTCCATCTCCAGGTCAGTCCTTGCCTTTTGGGAATCTTTCCGCACCGGTCACGGTCGTGGATGAACAGTGGGTCAATGCTCGCCCGGTCCAGAATGGCTTCTCGATAGATGCCCTGACCGCAGCCCTAGGGCGGTTTGTCTTCAACATTGCTATTTCGGGGACGATCTCCCGGATCGGGCCTAACCTCCCGGGCGTACCTGCTTTGCCCGCAGTTATGATTTCGATCGACGAAGTAGGCGTTTACGTCAAGGATTCCTTCGATTTTGAGGGCGATCAATTCCTCGGGTGGTGGGGCTACAGAGACACCGACTACTACAACAGCGATTTCCGCGAGTGGCGACTCCTCAACCACGCCGGAGGCGACTTCCGCGTTTATTCAGACGTCAAGCGCACGAAATTAGCGATATCCGATATTCTGACGATTCCGATACCGTGA